A single genomic interval of Anthonomus grandis grandis chromosome 17, icAntGran1.3, whole genome shotgun sequence harbors:
- the LOC126746557 gene encoding putative acyl-CoA-binding protein yields MHGEISERFISCRNVSAKYGCPPSVSDGLELYGLLKQATKGNISKEKPSAFNLVESAKWSAWNGKKGMTKEQAMEQFIETVKRAYSCTC; encoded by the exons ATGCACGGAGAAATAAGCGag AGGTTCATATCATGTCGAAATGTCTCTGCGAAATATGGGTGTCCTCCTTCAGTATCTGATGGATTGGAGCTGTATGGTTTATTAAAGCAAGCTACAAAAGGGAATATCAGTAAAG aaaaaccaaGTGCTTTTAACTTAGTCGAGTCAGCTAAATGGAGCGCTTGGAACGGGAAAAAAGGCATGACCAAAGAACAGGCAATGGAACAATTTATAGAAACTGTAAAAAGAGCATATTCTTGCACATGCTGA
- the LOC126746558 gene encoding acyl-CoA-binding protein homolog, with translation MGLEENFTASANQARGFTKRPPDADCLEVYALYKQATVGDTNTAKPSGGELLSKWNAWNSKKGMTQKQAKEQYIAKVAALAPKYA, from the exons ATGGGTTTAGAGGAA aacttCACAGCTTCAGCAAACCAAGCAAGAGGTTTTACAAAAAGACCACCCGATGCGGATTGTTTAGAAGTGTATGCGCTGTATAAGCAGGCTACTGTGGGAGACACTAACACTG cCAAGCCAAGTGGAGGTGAACTTCTCTCTAAGTGGAACGCTTGGAACAGCAAAAAGGGCATGACACAAAAACAAGCTAAAGAACAGTATATTGCCAAAGTAGCTGCCCTGGCACCAAAATATGCATAA